The Dyadobacter subterraneus genome window below encodes:
- a CDS encoding DUF433 domain-containing protein produces MNAQLLERITFNPSQCGGKPCIRNMRIRVTDVLELLANGLTPEQIVTEELPSLELDDITACLLYATIKINHPVFQAA; encoded by the coding sequence ATGAATGCACAACTTTTAGAAAGGATTACATTCAACCCTAGTCAGTGTGGTGGCAAACCCTGCATTCGTAATATGCGTATCAGAGTAACTGATGTTCTTGAATTACTCGCAAATGGATTAACTCCCGAGCAAATTGTTACAGAAGAGCTTCCAAGTTTAGAATTGGATGATATTACAGCCTGTTTACTGTACGCGACTATAAAAATAAATCACCCTGTCTTTCAGGCAGCATGA
- a CDS encoding tetratricopeptide repeat protein, producing the protein MKELFFWRVWSSSERRISIAAFVTIILSLLFFIVKGIDPLANVIRWDVLSELSDISTVVDILKFDQWQYGISGPSSLITEQFVASTMQTDFLTIKIFWGLIIVGLSFILASLTTMPRFWYLAGMVTFIVLLASARLETLGIFGEGSRGFFILSVALYAGLSYYFHAFRPDFGIGIRILGLLSISLILLLIVAFVSPVSFPALTAASYSMPIWLLISILFLLISATEIIAGLVWLSTSGQVKAGKSGFTNFLVITILYLVSLILLYLKNTRQIDWDLTLLSPVYLAIAAGILGIWGFKKRADSASSILSFRSTGFWLYTGMFIVTGALAGYAAGSANDPLLEVLEDVVVNGQLAMGIVFLFYIIINFYAVFKQNLAVHKVLYKPMRFGLTQTRLFGFAGVVILFSIQRLLPVHQGIAAYFNGLGDLYSNTREYPLAEQYYKMALQQEFQNHKSNYALASLALNQGDQVAASYYFRQALLKNPSPQAYAGLIGVLMQESLFFDAIFSLQEGLRTFPESGELLNNLGMLYAKTNVADSAHYYLDKAEKTSKKPEVPATNLLAIWARSTDSGLLDSLANNSKSQKYLSWEANWLAIQNLRQNFSKQDFNKDVIKPDSTLSVSGLAYLVNYSKNQAREDSLPAVFLPKLANKNQLLAEDLSLAALYPEFYSGDKLKAIETLSNWAEQGGEKAKGYHKILGHWLLQVGLYDLAIKHLTNVDGVEGTLGQAVGYALSGQQAIGGILLEKLQEKEKSPALQNLQTTLANIKPPKTKADSLFAKAQKSPSEKNFDAAVHANPFDAKIVAASANFYRQKKQIPKAYKIVLNALKFNDRAYLLWEEYTILSLQQGLIGQADEGEAMVKEISSPADYQAFSARYQPMRALIEKQRAEFK; encoded by the coding sequence ATGAAAGAACTTTTTTTCTGGAGAGTCTGGTCTTCCTCTGAACGCCGTATCAGTATTGCGGCTTTTGTTACCATTATCCTGTCTCTTCTTTTCTTTATAGTAAAAGGTATTGATCCGCTGGCAAATGTCATCCGGTGGGATGTTTTGAGTGAATTATCTGACATTTCTACGGTTGTTGACATTTTAAAATTTGATCAGTGGCAATACGGAATTTCCGGTCCTTCCAGTCTTATAACTGAGCAATTTGTAGCGTCAACGATGCAAACCGATTTCCTGACCATCAAAATATTCTGGGGATTAATCATCGTTGGACTTTCCTTTATCCTTGCTTCGCTAACCACGATGCCCCGTTTCTGGTATCTGGCTGGTATGGTAACATTTATAGTTTTACTGGCTTCTGCCCGGCTGGAAACGCTGGGTATTTTTGGCGAGGGGAGCCGTGGATTTTTTATTCTGAGCGTGGCTTTGTATGCTGGACTTAGCTATTATTTCCATGCCTTCCGTCCTGATTTTGGAATCGGAATAAGGATTTTGGGACTTTTGAGCATTTCCCTAATCCTGTTATTAATTGTTGCATTCGTTTCGCCAGTTTCTTTTCCGGCACTTACAGCAGCATCCTATTCTATGCCGATCTGGCTGTTGATTTCAATTTTGTTTTTATTGATCTCAGCAACAGAAATTATTGCCGGATTGGTTTGGCTTAGTACAAGCGGCCAGGTGAAAGCAGGGAAATCCGGGTTCACGAATTTTTTGGTTATAACGATACTTTATCTTGTCTCACTGATTCTGCTTTATTTAAAAAATACACGTCAGATCGATTGGGATCTTACTTTATTAAGCCCCGTTTATTTAGCCATCGCCGCAGGAATTTTAGGCATATGGGGTTTCAAAAAAAGAGCAGATTCTGCCAGCAGCATTCTTTCTTTTCGCTCAACCGGATTCTGGTTGTATACGGGAATGTTTATCGTTACAGGCGCTCTTGCCGGTTATGCGGCAGGCTCCGCTAATGACCCACTTTTGGAAGTGCTTGAAGATGTTGTCGTAAATGGACAATTGGCAATGGGTATCGTCTTTCTGTTTTATATTATCATCAATTTTTACGCTGTTTTCAAACAGAATTTAGCTGTTCATAAAGTCTTGTATAAACCGATGCGTTTTGGTTTAACCCAAACAAGATTATTCGGTTTTGCAGGGGTTGTCATTTTATTTTCGATACAACGCTTATTGCCGGTACATCAGGGAATTGCTGCCTACTTCAATGGTTTGGGTGATTTATACTCAAACACACGTGAATATCCTCTGGCCGAGCAATATTACAAAATGGCTTTGCAGCAGGAATTTCAAAATCACAAATCCAATTATGCACTTGCTTCTCTGGCTTTAAATCAGGGTGATCAGGTTGCGGCTTCTTATTATTTTCGTCAGGCACTATTAAAAAATCCTTCGCCACAAGCTTACGCAGGTTTAATAGGCGTTTTGATGCAGGAAAGTTTATTTTTCGATGCGATTTTCAGTTTGCAGGAAGGGCTGAGGACTTTCCCGGAAAGCGGAGAGTTGCTGAATAATCTGGGTATGCTTTATGCAAAAACCAATGTGGCTGACTCCGCTCATTATTATCTGGATAAGGCTGAAAAAACCAGCAAAAAACCAGAAGTTCCTGCTACCAATTTATTAGCAATCTGGGCAAGAAGTACCGATTCGGGTTTATTGGATTCGTTAGCTAATAATAGCAAGTCTCAAAAATATCTTTCCTGGGAGGCTAACTGGCTGGCAATTCAGAATTTGCGCCAGAATTTTTCCAAACAGGATTTTAATAAGGATGTGATCAAACCGGATTCAACGCTTAGTGTTTCGGGATTGGCTTATCTGGTGAATTATTCTAAAAATCAGGCAAGAGAAGACAGTCTGCCAGCAGTTTTTTTACCAAAACTTGCAAATAAAAATCAGCTGCTTGCTGAGGATTTATCGCTGGCAGCACTTTATCCTGAATTTTACAGCGGCGATAAGTTAAAAGCCATTGAGACACTTTCAAACTGGGCTGAACAGGGAGGAGAAAAAGCAAAAGGATATCACAAAATTTTAGGTCACTGGTTGTTGCAGGTTGGATTGTATGACCTGGCAATCAAACACCTGACAAACGTGGATGGCGTGGAAGGAACACTTGGACAGGCAGTTGGATATGCATTATCAGGCCAGCAGGCAATCGGTGGGATTTTACTTGAAAAATTACAGGAAAAGGAGAAAAGTCCTGCTCTGCAAAATCTGCAAACTACTTTGGCCAATATAAAACCGCCAAAAACCAAAGCAGATTCTCTTTTCGCCAAAGCACAAAAATCACCTTCGGAAAAGAATTTTGATGCCGCTGTTCATGCCAACCCTTTCGACGCTAAAATTGTAGCAGCAAGTGCCAATTTTTACCGTCAGAAAAAACAGATTCCAAAAGCTTATAAGATTGTTTTGAATGCATTGAAATTCAATGATCGGGCATATTTGCTTTGGGAAGAATATACTATTTTAAGTTTGCAGCAAGGCCTTATCGGACAAGCAGATGAAGGTGAGGCGATGGTAAAAGAAATCTCCTCTCCTGCCGATTATCAGGCTTTTTCGGCTCGCTATCAGCCTATGCGCGCTCTCATCGAAAAACAAAGAGCGGAGTTTAAGTGA
- the msrA gene encoding peptide-methionine (S)-S-oxide reductase MsrA, whose protein sequence is MNNESSASAVIDTANTQIATFGTGCFWCSEALFETLDGVKDVVSGYSGGNVKNPSYREVCEGTTGHAECIQVTYDPKKITYTALLEAFFRGHDPTTLNRQGNDVGTQYRSVIFYHNDEQKKLAEQAKDELNKSGAYAKPIVTEITKADKFYPAEDYHQDYFAKNPDQGYCAYVIAPKLDKFRKVFHDKLKKNI, encoded by the coding sequence ATGAATAATGAATCATCTGCTTCGGCTGTGATTGATACTGCTAATACGCAAATTGCAACATTCGGAACAGGATGTTTCTGGTGCTCAGAAGCTCTTTTCGAGACGTTGGATGGCGTAAAAGATGTGGTTTCAGGCTATTCCGGCGGTAATGTTAAAAATCCTAGTTACAGAGAAGTTTGCGAAGGAACAACCGGCCATGCGGAATGTATCCAGGTGACTTATGATCCTAAAAAAATTACTTACACAGCGCTTTTAGAAGCGTTTTTCCGTGGCCATGACCCGACAACTTTAAACCGTCAGGGAAATGATGTCGGTACACAGTACCGCTCTGTGATTTTTTATCACAACGACGAACAGAAAAAACTGGCTGAACAAGCGAAGGATGAGTTGAACAAATCAGGCGCATATGCCAAACCGATTGTGACGGAAATTACAAAAGCGGATAAATTTTATCCTGCCGAAGATTACCATCAGGATTACTTCGCCAAAAATCCTGACCAGGGTTATTGTGCCTATGTCATTGCACCAAAACTGGATAAATTCCGTAAGGTTTTTCATGACAAATTGAAAAAGAATATTTGA
- a CDS encoding DUF5615 family PIN-like protein, giving the protein MTIILDANLPPSLALWITAKFQIDCYSAEYLNLNNAEDKEIFSIAREKNAIVITKDDDFVSLLIRNGSPPKIIWLTCGNTSKSRLQEIFTFNLVQALQTLQSTDLIEITGR; this is encoded by the coding sequence ATGACGATTATTTTAGATGCTAATTTACCTCCAAGTTTAGCTTTATGGATCACCGCGAAGTTTCAGATAGATTGTTATTCCGCAGAATATCTGAATTTAAATAATGCTGAAGATAAAGAAATATTTTCGATTGCGAGGGAGAAGAATGCCATTGTAATAACAAAAGATGACGATTTTGTTTCTCTTCTAATACGCAATGGAAGTCCACCCAAAATAATATGGCTTACTTGCGGAAATACTTCAAAGTCCAGGTTGCAAGAAATCTTTACTTTTAATCTAGTGCAGGCACTGCAAACCCTTCAATCAACCGACTTAATAGAAATTACCGGACGTTAA
- the hpt gene encoding hypoxanthine phosphoribosyltransferase: MITIHDKTFSPFISRDDIENRIAELAAQINSDYKGRSPLFIVVLNGAFLFASELVKNIPLSCEITFVRLSSYTATESTGKVRQIIGLEEKLTNRDVIIIEDIVDTGLTMHQLLLQIHALEPLSVEIATLLHKPEAIKKPVDLRYVGFEIPNRFVVGYGLDYDGVGRNLNALYVLPE, from the coding sequence ATGATTACAATTCACGATAAAACTTTTTCTCCGTTCATTTCCCGGGACGACATTGAAAACCGGATTGCTGAACTGGCAGCCCAAATTAATTCCGATTACAAAGGTCGAAGTCCCTTATTCATAGTAGTATTAAATGGCGCATTTTTGTTTGCTTCCGAGCTTGTCAAAAATATTCCTCTTTCCTGCGAAATCACGTTTGTGAGGTTATCTTCTTACACCGCAACGGAATCTACCGGAAAGGTACGGCAAATCATTGGTTTGGAAGAAAAGCTTACGAACCGCGATGTTATCATTATCGAGGATATTGTTGACACCGGACTTACCATGCATCAGTTATTACTCCAGATTCATGCATTAGAACCATTGTCTGTTGAAATTGCTACGCTTCTTCACAAGCCGGAAGCGATTAAAAAACCCGTAGACCTGCGTTATGTTGGTTTTGAAATACCAAACCGTTTTGTTGTAGGTTATGGTCTGGATTATGACGGCGTTGGCCGGAATTTGAATGCATTGTATGTTTTGCCTGAATAA
- the atpD gene encoding F0F1 ATP synthase subunit beta — protein sequence MANATNLGKITQVIGPVVDVSFEDSERIPAILDALEVIKSNGQKVILECQQHLGEDRVRTIAMDSTEGMFRGMTVTPLGSPITIPTGESIKGRLFNVIGEPIDGLKAVDATDKRISIHRGAPKYEDLATATEVLFTGIKVIDLLAPYVKGGKIGLFGGAGVGKTVLIQELINNIAKAYAGLSVFAGVGERTREGNDLMREMIEAGIIKYGDDFKHSMEEGGWDISKVDYETLKDSQATFVFGQMNEPPGARARVALTGLTVAEYFRDGDGEGQGRDILFFIDNIFRFTQAGSEVSALLGRMPSAVGYQPTLATEMGQMQERITSTKRGSITSVQAVYVPADDLTDPAPATTFTHLDATTTLSRKVAEKGIYPAVDPLDSVSRILNAETLGDAHYDCAQRVKNILQRYKELQDIIAILGMEELSDEDKLVVSRARRVERFLSQPFFVAEQFTGLKGVLVDINDTIKGFNQIMDGSYDHLPEMAFNLVGTIEDAQIKGEKMMAEAANR from the coding sequence ATGGCAAACGCGACAAACTTAGGAAAAATTACGCAGGTAATTGGACCCGTTGTAGACGTATCATTTGAAGACAGCGAACGCATCCCGGCTATTCTTGATGCATTAGAGGTCATCAAATCAAACGGTCAAAAAGTAATTCTTGAGTGTCAGCAGCACTTGGGAGAAGACAGAGTTCGTACTATCGCGATGGATAGTACAGAAGGTATGTTCCGCGGGATGACGGTAACTCCGCTTGGTTCTCCAATCACAATCCCGACAGGAGAATCAATTAAAGGACGTTTATTCAACGTAATTGGAGAGCCTATTGATGGTCTTAAAGCAGTAGACGCAACAGACAAACGTATTTCAATTCACCGTGGAGCTCCTAAATATGAAGATCTTGCAACGGCTACGGAAGTACTTTTCACAGGTATCAAAGTGATCGATTTGCTTGCTCCTTATGTAAAAGGTGGTAAAATCGGTTTGTTTGGTGGTGCTGGTGTTGGTAAAACAGTATTGATTCAGGAATTGATCAACAACATTGCAAAAGCATATGCTGGTCTTTCAGTATTTGCAGGTGTTGGAGAGCGTACCCGTGAAGGAAATGACTTGATGCGTGAGATGATCGAAGCTGGTATTATTAAATACGGTGACGATTTCAAACACAGCATGGAAGAAGGCGGATGGGATATTTCAAAAGTGGATTACGAAACTTTGAAAGATTCACAGGCGACTTTCGTGTTCGGTCAGATGAACGAGCCTCCTGGAGCACGTGCACGTGTTGCCTTGACAGGTCTTACAGTTGCTGAATATTTCCGTGACGGAGACGGCGAAGGACAAGGACGTGATATCCTTTTCTTTATCGATAATATCTTCCGTTTTACACAGGCAGGTTCTGAGGTATCAGCTCTTTTGGGTCGTATGCCTTCGGCGGTAGGTTACCAGCCAACGCTTGCTACTGAAATGGGACAGATGCAGGAACGTATCACGTCTACAAAACGTGGTTCTATTACATCTGTACAGGCCGTTTACGTACCTGCGGATGACTTGACGGATCCAGCGCCAGCGACGACATTTACTCACTTGGACGCAACAACGACGCTTTCTCGTAAAGTTGCTGAAAAAGGTATTTATCCTGCTGTGGATCCACTAGATTCAGTTTCTCGTATTTTGAACGCAGAAACATTAGGTGATGCACATTACGACTGTGCTCAACGTGTGAAAAACATTTTGCAACGCTACAAAGAATTGCAGGATATCATCGCGATCTTGGGTATGGAAGAATTATCTGACGAAGATAAACTGGTTGTATCACGCGCTCGTCGTGTAGAACGTTTCTTGTCACAACCTTTCTTTGTGGCTGAACAGTTTACAGGTCTTAAAGGTGTGTTGGTAGACATCAACGATACAATCAAAGGTTTCAACCAGATCATGGACGGATCATACGATCACCTTCCTGAAATGGCATTTAACCTTGTTGGAACTATCGAAGATGCTCAGATCAAAGGTGAAAAAATGATGGCAGAAGCTGCTAACAGATAA
- a CDS encoding CopD family protein, which yields MTYLHFKALHIIFVVSWFAGLFYMPRLLVYHTEAQDKIAAAREVLNEQFMKMEKLLWNAIMVPAMWMTLISGSIMIYITPGWLSQGWMHMKLTFVLGLIGYHFFTRKLILEIQKGHFRFSSIQLRLWNEVATIFLFSIVFLVVLKNSIDWIWGVLGLIAFAIIIMSAVRIIKKIREKKVSE from the coding sequence ATGACCTATTTACATTTCAAAGCGCTTCATATCATTTTCGTTGTAAGCTGGTTTGCAGGCCTTTTTTACATGCCGCGATTATTAGTTTATCACACAGAAGCACAAGATAAAATTGCAGCTGCCAGAGAAGTTTTGAATGAGCAATTCATGAAAATGGAAAAGCTGCTATGGAACGCCATCATGGTTCCGGCGATGTGGATGACGTTGATTTCGGGAAGCATCATGATTTACATAACACCTGGCTGGCTAAGTCAGGGCTGGATGCATATGAAGCTGACCTTTGTTCTTGGTCTGATAGGATATCACTTTTTTACCAGAAAATTGATCCTGGAAATTCAAAAAGGGCATTTCCGCTTTTCTTCTATTCAATTAAGGTTGTGGAATGAAGTCGCTACAATCTTTCTTTTTTCAATTGTATTTCTGGTAGTGCTGAAAAATTCGATAGACTGGATTTGGGGGGTTTTGGGTCTTATTGCTTTTGCAATTATTATCATGTCGGCCGTCAGGATTATAAAAAAGATCCGGGAAAAGAAGGTTAGCGAATAA
- a CDS encoding ABC transporter ATP-binding protein, with the protein MKIIETTDISKRYVMGSEVIQALKSVTISVSRGEYVAFMGPSGSGKSTLMNIIGCLDTPSTGKYILNNKDVSDMTESELAEIRNKEIGFVFQTFNLLPRMSSLDNVALPLIYAGLNKADRTEKAMLSLKNVGLENRAGHRPNELSGGQRQRVAIARALVNDPSILLADEPTGNLDTKTSYEIMDLFDQLYSRGNTIVMVTHEEDIAHYAHRIIRLRDGLVESDSINPNPTKVGHLV; encoded by the coding sequence ATGAAAATCATTGAAACGACCGATATCTCAAAACGTTATGTGATGGGCAGCGAGGTAATCCAGGCTCTGAAATCGGTAACAATATCCGTAAGCAGGGGAGAATATGTCGCTTTCATGGGGCCGTCTGGTTCCGGAAAATCTACTTTGATGAATATTATTGGTTGTCTGGATACACCCAGTACCGGAAAATATATTTTGAATAATAAAGATGTAAGTGATATGACAGAAAGCGAACTGGCTGAGATCCGGAATAAGGAAATCGGTTTCGTTTTCCAGACTTTCAATCTTTTACCAAGAATGTCTTCGCTTGATAATGTGGCTTTGCCTCTAATTTATGCTGGTTTAAACAAGGCAGACCGGACCGAAAAAGCAATGCTTTCACTAAAAAATGTCGGTCTGGAAAACCGTGCAGGACATAGACCAAATGAACTTTCCGGAGGACAACGCCAACGTGTAGCCATTGCGCGTGCCCTTGTAAATGATCCGAGTATTTTGCTGGCCGATGAACCGACAGGTAACCTGGACACAAAGACTTCCTATGAGATCATGGATCTTTTTGATCAGTTATACAGCCGTGGAAATACAATTGTAATGGTGACTCACGAAGAGGACATCGCACATTATGCACACAGAATCATACGCTTACGGGATGGTTTGGTTGAATCTGATTCTATTAATCCAAATCCGACAAAGGTTGGGCATCTGGTCTGA
- a CDS encoding MBL fold metallo-hydrolase RNA specificity domain-containing protein, translating to MRIQFFGAARTVTGSKHLITTEKGTKILLDCGLFQGIQTDDFNQKFGFDPAEVDFLVLSHAHIDHSGLIPRLIKQGFSGPIYCTTATADLCKIMLLDSSHIQEKDLERVNRRRQKQGRPFIEELYNSEDAEKALNLFKGVQYGEKFELGEDKVSVFFTDAGHILGSAAVHLSIPDKGKIKKLTFTGDIGRQEDNILRNPQPFPQADFIISESTYGDRLHPKENDMQAHLLRVVSETCVEKKGKVIIPAFAIDRTQELIYTLDKLSSSGKLPKIDVYIDSPLAVRATTIMKDHEECFNPEILNYIEKDGDAFAFPNLHYISETSESIALNDLDKPCIIISASGMAEAGRIKHHIKNNIGDPDSTILLVGYASSNTLAGALKRGDKEVNIFGEMFEVKTKIEVMDSFSAHGDYSEMLQFLACQNPAQVQKVFLVHGEYDTQVSYKAKLENAGFKNVVIPELYESVEI from the coding sequence ATGCGAATTCAGTTTTTTGGTGCCGCACGCACCGTAACAGGCAGCAAACATTTAATTACAACCGAAAAAGGAACAAAAATATTACTCGATTGCGGATTATTTCAGGGAATTCAAACAGACGATTTTAATCAAAAGTTTGGTTTTGACCCGGCGGAAGTAGATTTTCTCGTTCTTTCTCACGCGCATATTGATCATTCCGGCTTGATTCCAAGATTAATAAAACAAGGATTTTCCGGACCAATTTATTGTACAACGGCAACTGCTGACCTGTGCAAAATAATGCTGCTGGATAGTTCTCATATTCAGGAAAAAGACCTGGAACGCGTTAACAGACGTCGCCAAAAACAGGGCAGGCCATTCATTGAAGAGTTATACAATTCCGAAGATGCAGAAAAAGCGCTAAACTTATTCAAAGGTGTGCAGTATGGAGAAAAGTTTGAATTGGGAGAAGACAAAGTTTCTGTTTTCTTCACTGATGCCGGACATATTTTAGGTAGTGCTGCTGTGCATTTGAGTATTCCGGATAAAGGGAAAATTAAAAAACTGACTTTTACAGGAGATATCGGCAGACAGGAAGATAATATTTTAAGAAATCCACAACCTTTTCCCCAAGCCGATTTTATCATCAGCGAATCCACTTATGGCGACAGGCTTCATCCCAAAGAAAATGATATGCAGGCACATTTGCTGCGGGTTGTCAGCGAAACGTGTGTGGAAAAAAAAGGAAAAGTAATCATCCCCGCTTTTGCGATTGACCGCACGCAGGAATTGATTTATACTTTGGATAAATTGTCAAGTTCAGGAAAACTGCCCAAAATTGACGTGTATATTGACAGTCCGCTGGCTGTCCGGGCAACCACAATCATGAAGGATCATGAGGAATGTTTCAACCCTGAAATTTTGAATTATATTGAAAAAGACGGCGATGCTTTTGCCTTTCCAAATCTTCATTATATTTCAGAAACCAGTGAATCCATTGCTTTAAATGATCTGGACAAACCGTGCATTATTATTTCTGCATCGGGAATGGCGGAGGCTGGCCGGATTAAACATCATATCAAAAACAATATTGGTGATCCGGATTCCACCATTTTGCTCGTTGGTTATGCTTCTTCCAATACATTGGCAGGAGCTTTGAAAAGAGGAGACAAGGAGGTTAATATTTTTGGTGAAATGTTTGAAGTGAAAACGAAAATTGAAGTGATGGATTCATTTTCAGCCCATGGAGATTATAGCGAAATGCTTCAATTTCTGGCTTGTCAGAATCCTGCACAGGTTCAAAAGGTATTTCTGGTACATGGAGAATATGACACGCAGGTTTCATATAAAGCCAAACTGGAAAATGCAGGATTTAAAAATGTTGTTATTCCCGAGTTATACGAAAGTGTAGAAATTTAA
- the atpC gene encoding ATP synthase F1 subunit epsilon, with amino-acid sequence MHLDIITPDKKVFAGEANAVTLPGTDGQFQVLNNHAPLVSSLKRGDVVVDISGAKTTYTIDGGVVEVLNNKVLVLAEAVL; translated from the coding sequence ATGCATTTAGATATCATTACCCCAGATAAAAAAGTATTTGCCGGAGAAGCAAATGCTGTTACTTTACCGGGTACCGACGGACAGTTTCAGGTATTGAATAACCATGCTCCGCTTGTAAGCTCGCTTAAACGCGGAGACGTAGTTGTCGATATCAGTGGCGCCAAAACAACTTATACCATCGACGGTGGTGTGGTTGAAGTACTGAACAATAAAGTTTTGGTTTTGGCTGAGGCGGTTTTGTAG
- a CDS encoding RluA family pseudouridine synthase, which yields MKINFADLILFENEDFLLVNKPPHLATLDERTADRGGSVLRLAKEYNSELQAAHRLDKETSGVLAFAKNPAAYRHLAMQFEHREVTKRYHAVTNGIHNLDSISVFLPILALKNGTAVKIDRAEGKVAETIFNTLKVYRGYTLVECIPITGRMHQIRIHLSCLKAPIVCDPQYGGEPIFLSSLKRKFNLKKETEEQPLIQRVALHAFSLSFALMDGERVKIEAPYPKDFEVLVKQLNKFGV from the coding sequence ATGAAAATAAATTTCGCAGACTTAATTTTATTTGAAAACGAGGATTTCCTTCTCGTTAATAAACCACCTCATTTGGCCACGCTGGATGAACGTACCGCCGACCGTGGCGGAAGTGTTTTACGCCTTGCCAAGGAATACAATTCTGAATTACAGGCCGCTCACAGATTGGATAAAGAAACTTCCGGTGTTTTGGCTTTTGCTAAAAATCCGGCGGCTTATCGTCATTTGGCTATGCAATTTGAGCATCGGGAAGTTACCAAACGGTATCATGCTGTGACAAATGGTATCCATAATCTGGATAGTATATCCGTTTTTTTACCAATTTTGGCTTTGAAAAATGGTACGGCTGTAAAAATTGACCGGGCCGAAGGAAAGGTAGCAGAAACTATTTTTAATACACTCAAAGTGTATCGCGGTTACACACTTGTGGAATGTATCCCCATTACCGGTCGGATGCACCAGATCCGTATTCACCTTTCCTGTCTGAAAGCTCCGATTGTTTGTGATCCGCAATATGGAGGCGAACCGATTTTCCTTTCCAGTTTGAAACGCAAATTCAATCTTAAAAAAGAAACGGAGGAACAACCACTTATTCAACGGGTTGCACTTCATGCTTTTTCTCTTTCTTTTGCATTGATGGACGGAGAACGCGTGAAAATAGAAGCGCCTTATCCAAAAGATTTTGAAGTTTTAGTGAAACAACTAAACAAATTTGGTGTATAA